A region from the Pseudomonas sp. P8_229 genome encodes:
- a CDS encoding 16S rRNA (uracil(1498)-N(3))-methyltransferase: MNLLLLEEADFIAADRVVLRDRRLTHMQEVHRSEVGDSLRVGRINGLMGSAELLRLEAGEAELRVSLDQPPPAKLPLTLVLALPRPKMLRRVFQTVATMGVSKVILVNSYRVEKSFWQTPFLEPEAIRENLILGLEQARDTVLPEIIIEKRFKPFVEDRLPAISEGTLGLVGHPGNYPPCPRALSEPVTLAIGPEGGWIPYEIDLLGKSGLQPVQLGERILRVETAVTALLARLF; the protein is encoded by the coding sequence ATGAACCTGCTGTTGCTCGAAGAGGCCGACTTCATCGCGGCCGACCGTGTCGTGCTGCGTGATCGACGCCTGACCCACATGCAGGAAGTGCATCGCTCCGAAGTCGGTGACAGCCTGCGGGTCGGGCGCATCAACGGCTTGATGGGTTCGGCCGAGCTACTGCGCCTTGAGGCTGGCGAAGCCGAATTGCGCGTCAGCCTCGATCAGCCACCGCCGGCCAAGCTGCCGCTGACCCTGGTGTTGGCACTGCCGCGCCCGAAGATGCTGCGACGGGTGTTCCAGACCGTGGCGACCATGGGCGTGTCGAAAGTGATTCTGGTCAACAGCTACCGGGTCGAGAAGAGTTTCTGGCAGACGCCGTTCCTGGAGCCGGAAGCGATTCGCGAGAATCTGATCCTCGGCCTCGAACAGGCCCGCGATACCGTGCTGCCGGAAATCATCATCGAGAAGCGCTTCAAGCCGTTCGTCGAAGATCGCCTGCCGGCGATTAGCGAAGGCACTCTCGGCCTCGTCGGCCATCCCGGCAATTACCCGCCGTGCCCACGGGCATTAAGCGAACCGGTAACGCTGGCGATCGGCCCCGAAGGTGGCTGGATCCCCTACGAAATCGATCTGCTGGGCAAGTCCGGCCTGCAACCGGTGCAACTGGGCGAGCGCATCCTGCGTGTCGAAACCGCCGTCACCGCCCTGCTCGCCCGCCTGTTCTAA
- the tatC gene encoding twin-arginine translocase subunit TatC — MSDLPENDQHMPLVSHLTELRTRLLRCVAAVFIIFAGLFAFTQQIYTFVSTPLRHYLPAGATMIATDVSSPFLTPLKLTMMVSLFLAIPVILHQIWGFIAPGLYKHEKRIAVPLLVSSILLFYTGMAFAYYFVFPLIFKFFAAATPAGVEMMTDITSYLDFVMTLFFAFGVAFEIPVAVVLLVWIGVVDVKYLKKIRPYVIIGCFVVGMILTPPDIFSQTLLAVPMWMLFEIGILFGGLISKRERPDENPADDHNDQPPATQA; from the coding sequence ATGAGCGATCTTCCCGAAAACGACCAGCACATGCCGCTGGTATCGCACCTCACCGAGTTGCGCACCCGCCTGCTGCGTTGCGTCGCGGCGGTGTTCATCATCTTCGCCGGGTTGTTCGCCTTCACCCAGCAGATCTACACCTTCGTCTCGACGCCGCTGCGCCACTATCTGCCGGCCGGCGCGACGATGATCGCTACCGACGTGTCGTCGCCGTTCCTGACGCCGTTGAAGCTGACGATGATGGTCTCGCTGTTCCTCGCGATCCCTGTGATCCTGCATCAGATCTGGGGCTTCATCGCACCGGGCCTGTACAAACATGAGAAGCGCATCGCGGTGCCGCTGCTGGTGTCCAGCATCCTGCTGTTCTACACCGGCATGGCGTTCGCCTATTACTTCGTGTTCCCGCTGATCTTCAAGTTCTTCGCCGCCGCCACCCCGGCCGGCGTGGAAATGATGACCGACATCACCAGTTACCTCGACTTCGTGATGACCCTGTTCTTCGCCTTTGGCGTCGCGTTCGAGATCCCGGTGGCCGTGGTGCTGCTGGTGTGGATCGGCGTGGTCGACGTCAAATACCTGAAGAAGATCCGCCCGTACGTGATCATCGGCTGCTTCGTGGTCGGCATGATCCTCACCCCGCCGGACATCTTCTCGCAGACCCTGCTGGCCGTGCCGATGTGGATGCTGTTTGAAATCGGCATTCTGTTCGGTGGCCTGATCAGCAAGCGCGAACGTCCGGACGAGAACCCGGCCGACGATCACAACGACCAGCCGCCAGCGACCCAGGCATGA
- the tatB gene encoding Sec-independent protein translocase protein TatB, translating into MFGISFSELLLVGLVALLVLGPERLPGAARTAGLWVGRLKRSFNAIKQEVEREIGADEIRRQLHNEHILSLEQEARKIFTPVQQEPTPVEHVGEQTIHAPTTPAAPVSVVVPTEAAPAVTENSVEHVAAPAAPTTPAPHDPTLPPRAP; encoded by the coding sequence ATGTTTGGTATCAGCTTCTCTGAACTGCTGCTCGTCGGCCTCGTTGCCCTGCTGGTGCTGGGCCCCGAGCGTCTGCCGGGCGCTGCGCGCACCGCCGGCCTGTGGGTCGGGCGGCTGAAGCGCAGCTTCAACGCGATCAAACAGGAAGTTGAGCGTGAAATCGGTGCCGACGAGATCCGTCGGCAACTGCACAACGAGCACATTCTGTCGCTGGAGCAGGAGGCGCGGAAGATTTTCACGCCGGTTCAGCAGGAGCCGACGCCGGTCGAGCACGTGGGCGAGCAGACGATTCATGCGCCGACCACGCCCGCGGCTCCGGTTTCCGTTGTAGTGCCGACAGAAGCGGCGCCTGCGGTTACAGAAAACTCCGTTGAACACGTAGCTGCACCCGCCGCGCCGACAACACCGGCCCCTCACGACCCTACATTGCCGCCGCGAGCCCCATGA
- a CDS encoding twin-arginine translocase TatA/TatE family subunit, whose protein sequence is MGIFDWKHWIVILVVVVLVFGTKKLKNLGTDVGESIKGFRKAMNDDEKAAADPTVTPAQPVPPVQPQATAQANPPHTIDVQAQKVEEPIRKDV, encoded by the coding sequence ATGGGCATTTTTGACTGGAAACACTGGATCGTCATTCTGGTAGTCGTGGTGCTGGTGTTCGGCACCAAAAAGCTGAAAAACCTCGGCACCGACGTCGGTGAGTCGATCAAGGGCTTTCGCAAAGCCATGAACGACGACGAGAAAGCGGCCGCCGATCCGACCGTAACGCCTGCGCAACCGGTACCACCGGTACAGCCGCAAGCCACCGCTCAGGCCAACCCGCCGCACACCATCGACGTGCAGGCGCAGAAAGTCGAAGAGCCGATCCGCAAAGACGTGTGA
- a CDS encoding phosphoribosyl-ATP diphosphatase yields MSDTLTRLAQVLEERKGAAADSSYVASLYHKGLNKILEKVGEESVETIIAAKDAAISGDCSDVIYETADLWFHSMVMLAQLGQHPQAVLDELDRRFGLSGHVEKASRPSA; encoded by the coding sequence ATGAGTGACACCCTGACTCGTCTGGCCCAGGTGCTCGAAGAGCGCAAAGGCGCAGCGGCCGACAGCTCATATGTAGCTAGTCTGTATCACAAGGGCCTGAACAAGATTCTGGAGAAAGTCGGCGAAGAGTCGGTCGAAACCATTATTGCCGCCAAGGACGCCGCCATCAGCGGTGACTGCAGCGATGTGATCTACGAAACCGCCGACCTGTGGTTCCACAGCATGGTCATGCTCGCCCAACTGGGGCAGCATCCGCAGGCCGTGCTGGATGAACTGGATCGTCGCTTCGGCCTGTCCGGACACGTCGAGAAAGCCTCGCGTCCGTCCGCCTGA
- the hisI gene encoding phosphoribosyl-AMP cyclohydrolase — protein MKNWLDEIKWDADGLVPAIAQDHKTGRVLMMAWMNREALELTAAENRAIYWSRSRGKLWRKGEESGHVQTLHEMRLDCDADVIILMVEQIGDIACHTGRQSCFYRVFENGDWKTVDPVLKDPHAIYSAGHKHE, from the coding sequence ATGAAAAACTGGCTGGACGAGATCAAGTGGGACGCTGATGGCCTGGTGCCGGCGATTGCCCAGGATCACAAGACCGGACGCGTGCTGATGATGGCCTGGATGAACCGCGAAGCCCTTGAGCTGACCGCGGCAGAAAACCGTGCCATCTACTGGTCACGTTCTCGTGGCAAGCTGTGGCGCAAGGGCGAAGAGTCCGGCCATGTGCAGACCCTGCATGAAATGCGTCTGGACTGTGATGCCGACGTGATCATCCTGATGGTTGAACAGATCGGCGACATCGCTTGCCATACCGGCCGTCAAAGCTGCTTTTACCGTGTCTTCGAAAACGGCGACTGGAAGACAGTCGACCCGGTTCTGAAAGACCCGCACGCAATCTACTCCGCAGGACACAAACATGAGTGA
- the ubiB gene encoding ubiquinone biosynthesis regulatory protein kinase UbiB, translated as MKLLAVRRLLRIQRVVIRYRLDDLLFDLPLPWFLLALRYVLPWRWFPRKPLDLSRGARLRLALQDLGPIFIKFGQILSTRRDLLPEDIADELMLLQDRVPPFDSQLSIKLIEEQLGKKISEVFSRFDVEPLASASVAQVHAAQLKTGEEVVVKVIRPGLKPIIAQDLAWLFILARAAEKVSADARLLHPVDVVQDYEKTIYDELDLLREAANASQLKRNFEGSPLLYVPQVYWDWCRPKVLVMERIYGIQVTDLATLADQRTDMKMLAERGVEIFFTQVFRDSFFHADMHPGNIFVSTVNPWSPQYIAIDCGIVGSLTPEDQDYLARNLFAFFKRDYRRVAQLHIDSGWVPAETKLNEFEAAIRTVCEPIFEKPLKDISFGQVLMRLFQTARRFNMEVQPQLVLLQKTLLNIEGLGRQLYPDLDLWNTAQPFLERWMRERVSPKALIGNVQSQFEQLPHLANMARDLLERMSQPHANDPPPPWHKRKDDWFLRLLGSAHLAGGTILAAGGPLNELGHWPAGIMVAVGLYLVVRR; from the coding sequence ATGAAGCTGCTTGCCGTCCGCCGTCTGTTGCGCATCCAGCGCGTCGTGATCCGCTACCGCCTCGATGACCTGCTGTTCGATCTGCCGCTGCCCTGGTTTCTCCTGGCGCTGCGCTATGTGCTGCCGTGGCGCTGGTTCCCGCGCAAGCCGCTGGACCTGAGCCGTGGCGCGCGTCTGCGTCTGGCGTTGCAGGACCTGGGGCCGATCTTCATCAAGTTCGGGCAGATTCTCTCGACCCGCCGCGACCTGCTGCCGGAAGATATCGCCGATGAGCTGATGCTGCTGCAGGACCGCGTGCCGCCGTTCGATTCGCAGCTGTCGATCAAGCTGATCGAAGAACAGCTGGGCAAGAAGATCAGCGAAGTGTTCAGCCGCTTTGACGTCGAACCGCTGGCCTCGGCCTCGGTGGCGCAGGTGCATGCCGCGCAGCTGAAAACCGGCGAAGAAGTGGTGGTCAAGGTGATCCGCCCGGGTTTGAAGCCGATCATCGCGCAGGATCTCGCGTGGCTGTTCATCCTCGCCCGCGCCGCCGAAAAAGTCTCCGCCGACGCACGCCTGCTGCACCCGGTGGACGTGGTGCAGGACTACGAAAAAACCATCTACGACGAACTCGACCTGTTGCGCGAGGCGGCCAACGCCAGCCAGCTCAAGCGCAACTTCGAAGGCTCGCCGCTGCTCTACGTGCCGCAAGTCTATTGGGACTGGTGCCGACCGAAAGTGCTGGTGATGGAGCGCATCTACGGGATTCAGGTGACGGATCTGGCGACCCTCGCCGACCAGCGCACCGACATGAAGATGCTCGCCGAGCGCGGCGTGGAGATTTTCTTCACCCAGGTGTTCCGCGACAGCTTTTTCCACGCCGACATGCACCCGGGCAACATCTTCGTCAGCACCGTCAACCCGTGGAGCCCGCAGTACATTGCGATCGACTGCGGCATCGTCGGCAGCCTGACCCCGGAAGACCAGGACTATCTGGCGCGCAACCTGTTCGCCTTCTTCAAGCGCGACTATCGTCGCGTGGCGCAATTGCACATCGATTCGGGCTGGGTACCGGCGGAAACCAAACTCAACGAATTCGAAGCGGCGATCCGTACTGTGTGCGAGCCGATCTTCGAAAAACCGTTAAAAGATATTTCTTTTGGCCAGGTGCTGATGCGCCTGTTCCAGACTGCGCGGCGCTTCAACATGGAAGTGCAGCCGCAGCTGGTGCTGCTGCAAAAGACCCTGCTGAACATCGAAGGCCTCGGCCGTCAGCTGTACCCGGATCTGGATCTGTGGAACACCGCGCAGCCGTTCCTCGAACGCTGGATGCGCGAGCGCGTCAGCCCGAAAGCCTTGATCGGCAACGTGCAGAGCCAGTTCGAACAGCTGCCGCACCTGGCCAACATGGCCCGCGATCTGCTCGAACGCATGTCCCAGCCGCACGCCAACGACCCACCGCCACCGTGGCACAAACGCAAGGACGACTGGTTCCTGCGTCTGCTCGGCAGTGCGCATCTGGCGGGCGGCACCATCCTCGCTGCCGGTGGCCCGCTGAACGAACTGGGGCATTGGCCGGCCGGCATCATGGTGGCAGTCGGCTTGTATCTGGTCGTTCGCCGATAG
- a CDS encoding SCP2 domain-containing protein: MLLTGLLASVELGLNRVLRLDSTVLPRLAHLTGKVIAVDCRSPALQLFILPSDEGLMLASHWETGVDCTLRAPASSLVKLAVSKDKTAVLHGPEVELDGDSGVLLELAGVLQDLKLDWEYELSRWLGPVATQLVGGHLRSRARWYQQGFASLNQNLAEYLAEESRTLVGQREAEARFSELDRIKLDLERLEARFERLSRSLDPSDNA; the protein is encoded by the coding sequence ATGTTGCTCACCGGGCTGCTCGCCAGCGTCGAACTCGGTCTGAACCGGGTGCTGCGTCTCGACAGCACGGTGCTGCCGCGACTGGCGCATCTGACCGGCAAGGTGATTGCCGTCGATTGCCGCAGCCCGGCGCTGCAACTGTTCATCCTGCCGAGCGATGAAGGTCTGATGCTGGCCTCACACTGGGAAACCGGTGTCGACTGCACCCTGCGTGCACCCGCGTCGAGCCTGGTGAAACTGGCCGTGAGCAAAGACAAGACCGCGGTGCTGCACGGCCCGGAAGTCGAACTTGATGGCGACAGCGGTGTGCTGCTGGAGCTGGCCGGTGTGCTGCAGGACCTGAAGCTGGACTGGGAGTACGAACTCTCGCGCTGGCTGGGTCCGGTCGCCACGCAACTGGTCGGCGGTCATCTGCGCAGCCGCGCACGCTGGTATCAACAAGGATTTGCCAGCCTCAACCAGAACCTCGCCGAATACCTCGCCGAAGAATCGCGCACCCTCGTCGGGCAGCGCGAAGCCGAAGCGCGGTTCAGCGAACTGGACCGGATCAAACTTGATCTGGAACGTCTCGAGGCGCGTTTCGAGCGCCTTTCCCGATCCCTCGACCCAAGCGATAACGCATGA
- the ubiE gene encoding bifunctional demethylmenaquinone methyltransferase/2-methoxy-6-polyprenyl-1,4-benzoquinol methylase UbiE: protein MTDQRKGSDAEPTTHFGFKNVPESQKAEKVAEVFHSVAAKYDLMNDLLSGGMHRLWKRFAIELSGVRSGNRVLDIAGGTGDLTKKFSHLVGPTGQVVLADINESMLKVGRDRLLDLGVSGNVEFVQADAEKLPFPDNHFDCVTIAFGLRNVTHKEDALRSMLRVLKPGGRLLVLEFSKPTNALMSKAYDAYSFAFMPLMGKLITNDSESYRYLAESIRMHPNQETLKSMMVDAGFDRVTYHNMTAGIVALHRGIKP from the coding sequence ATGACTGATCAGCGCAAAGGCAGCGATGCCGAACCCACCACACACTTCGGCTTCAAAAACGTTCCGGAAAGCCAGAAAGCGGAAAAAGTCGCTGAGGTTTTCCACTCGGTAGCCGCGAAGTACGACCTGATGAACGACCTTCTGTCGGGCGGCATGCACCGTCTGTGGAAGCGTTTTGCGATCGAACTGTCGGGCGTTCGCAGCGGTAACCGCGTGCTGGACATCGCCGGCGGTACCGGTGACCTGACCAAAAAATTCTCGCACCTGGTCGGCCCTACCGGTCAGGTCGTACTGGCCGACATCAACGAATCGATGCTCAAGGTCGGTCGTGACCGCCTGCTGGATCTGGGTGTATCGGGCAACGTCGAATTCGTTCAGGCGGACGCCGAAAAGCTGCCGTTCCCGGACAACCACTTCGACTGCGTGACCATCGCCTTCGGCCTGCGCAACGTGACGCATAAAGAAGACGCCCTGCGCTCGATGCTGCGCGTGCTCAAGCCTGGTGGTCGCCTGCTGGTGCTGGAGTTCTCCAAGCCGACCAACGCGCTGATGTCCAAGGCTTACGACGCTTACTCGTTCGCTTTCATGCCGCTGATGGGCAAACTGATCACCAACGACTCGGAAAGCTATCGCTACCTGGCCGAATCGATCCGCATGCACCCGAATCAGGAAACCCTGAAGTCGATGATGGTCGACGCCGGTTTCGACCGCGTGACCTACCACAACATGACCGCAGGCATTGTCGCCCTGCACCGTGGTATCAAGCCCTGA
- a CDS encoding polyhydroxyalkanoic acid system family protein, with protein sequence MAKISVERAHNLGKEAAREKADKLAQKLSDQYGLEPQWSGDTLNLKRSGVKGAVHVADDSIRVDVELGLMMSAMSGMIKAEIEKALDKALV encoded by the coding sequence ATGGCCAAAATCAGTGTTGAGCGTGCGCACAACCTGGGTAAGGAAGCCGCCCGCGAGAAGGCCGACAAGCTGGCGCAAAAACTCTCCGATCAATATGGCCTGGAGCCGCAATGGTCGGGCGACACGCTCAACCTCAAGCGTTCGGGCGTGAAAGGCGCAGTGCATGTGGCCGACGATTCGATCCGCGTCGACGTCGAGCTGGGCCTGATGATGTCGGCCATGAGCGGCATGATCAAAGCCGAGATCGAGAAGGCCCTCGACAAAGCGCTGGTCTGA
- a CDS encoding phasin family protein, protein MAKVILKKKIDASTSALSDVKSYARKIWLAGLGAYAKVGQEGSEYFQELIKAGQTVEKKGKKAVTEKLEAANAEIDEAKSEVSSFKGRVEVQLDKVEKAFDSRVASALNRIGIPSKHDVETLSAKLDELTALLERVARKS, encoded by the coding sequence ATGGCCAAAGTAATTCTGAAGAAAAAAATCGATGCGTCGACTTCTGCTCTGAGCGACGTCAAATCCTATGCCCGCAAGATCTGGCTGGCAGGCCTGGGTGCCTACGCCAAGGTCGGCCAAGAGGGCAGCGAGTACTTTCAGGAGTTGATCAAGGCTGGTCAAACTGTTGAAAAGAAAGGCAAAAAAGCCGTCACCGAAAAACTCGAAGCGGCCAATGCCGAGATCGATGAAGCCAAGAGCGAAGTCAGCTCGTTCAAAGGTCGCGTCGAAGTTCAGCTCGACAAGGTCGAGAAGGCGTTTGACTCCCGTGTAGCAAGCGCCTTGAATCGTATCGGCATTCCGTCTAAACATGACGTTGAGACACTCTCTGCTAAGCTCGATGAGCTGACGGCATTGCTCGAACGCGTCGCGCGTAAATCTTAA
- a CDS encoding phasin family protein: MAGKKNTDKEGSSWIGKVEDYSRKIWLAGLGVYSKIDTDGSKLFETLVKDGEKAEKLTKSAVGKKVDAAKDSASSAKSRISGVKDRALGKWDELEGAFDKRLNSAISRLGVPSRNEVKALHSKVETLTKQIEKLTGLKTQPVAAKTAAAKPAAKTAAAKPAAKTAAKPLAKAPAKPAAKAAAKPAAKTAAAKPAAKTAAAKPAAKAAAKPVAAKAAAKPAAKPAAKTAAAKPAAKPAAKPAAAKKPAVKKPAAPKAAAPKPAVAAAAKPATPAAAVSASNSAAAPTPVATPTVASTPSTPTSQS, encoded by the coding sequence ATGGCTGGTAAAAAGAACACCGATAAAGAAGGCAGCTCGTGGATTGGGAAAGTCGAAGACTACTCCCGCAAAATCTGGCTGGCTGGTTTAGGCGTGTACTCGAAGATCGACACTGACGGCAGCAAGCTCTTCGAGACACTGGTCAAAGACGGCGAGAAAGCCGAGAAGCTCACCAAGTCTGCAGTCGGCAAGAAAGTCGATGCCGCCAAGGATTCCGCTTCTTCGGCCAAGTCGCGCATCAGCGGCGTGAAAGATCGCGCACTGGGCAAGTGGGACGAGCTGGAAGGGGCTTTCGACAAGCGCCTGAACAGCGCGATTTCGCGCCTGGGTGTGCCAAGCCGCAATGAAGTCAAAGCGCTGCACAGCAAGGTTGAAACCCTGACCAAGCAGATCGAGAAACTCACCGGTCTGAAAACCCAGCCTGTAGCGGCGAAAACCGCTGCGGCCAAACCGGCAGCCAAGACGGCTGCAGCCAAGCCTGCGGCTAAAACGGCTGCCAAGCCACTGGCTAAAGCGCCTGCCAAACCTGCTGCGAAAGCAGCGGCCAAGCCTGCTGCCAAAACCGCAGCGGCAAAACCTGCCGCTAAAACCGCCGCCGCCAAGCCAGCAGCAAAAGCTGCAGCAAAACCGGTAGCCGCCAAAGCTGCTGCGAAACCAGCCGCCAAGCCAGCAGCGAAAACCGCTGCCGCCAAACCGGCTGCCAAGCCTGCCGCCAAACCGGCTGCGGCGAAAAAACCGGCAGTGAAAAAACCGGCCGCACCGAAAGCCGCTGCGCCGAAACCGGCAGTAGCGGCTGCAGCCAAGCCAGCTACCCCGGCAGCTGCGGTCAGCGCGTCGAATTCGGCCGCTGCGCCGACTCCGGTGGCTACCCCGACTGTTGCATCGACCCCGTCGACGCCAACCAGTCAGTCCTGA
- a CDS encoding TetR/AcrR family transcriptional regulator, giving the protein MKTRDRILECALQLFNEKGEPNVSTMEVANEMGISPGNLYYHFHGKEPLILGLFERFQNELAPLLDPPSDVELAPEDYWLFLHLIVERLAQYRFLFQDLSNLAGRLPKLAKGIRNLLNALKRTLASLLARLKASGQLVSDTQALGQLVEQITMTLLFSLDYQRILDREGEVRLVVYQIMMLVAPHLLPPVKVATERMALQYLEDHD; this is encoded by the coding sequence ATGAAAACCCGCGACCGGATTCTCGAATGTGCCCTGCAACTGTTCAACGAAAAGGGTGAACCCAACGTTTCCACCATGGAAGTTGCCAATGAAATGGGGATCAGCCCCGGCAACCTCTACTACCACTTTCACGGCAAGGAGCCGTTGATTCTCGGCCTGTTCGAGCGCTTCCAGAATGAACTGGCGCCACTGCTCGACCCACCGTCGGATGTCGAGCTGGCGCCGGAGGATTACTGGCTGTTTCTGCATTTGATCGTCGAACGCCTGGCGCAGTACCGTTTTCTGTTCCAGGACCTGTCGAACCTCGCCGGGCGCCTGCCGAAACTGGCGAAAGGTATTCGTAACCTGCTCAACGCCCTGAAGCGCACGCTGGCGTCATTGCTGGCGCGCTTGAAAGCCTCGGGGCAGTTGGTCAGCGACACTCAGGCGCTGGGTCAATTGGTCGAGCAGATCACCATGACCCTGCTGTTCTCGCTGGACTATCAGCGGATTCTTGATCGTGAAGGGGAAGTTCGATTAGTCGTCTACCAGATCATGATGTTGGTCGCGCCGCATTTGCTGCCGCCGGTGAAAGTGGCGACTGAGCGGATGGCCCTGCAGTACCTTGAAGATCACGACTGA